The following are encoded together in the Thermus filiformis genome:
- a CDS encoding complex I subunit 4 family protein codes for MVSLAVFLPALFGLLLLLGAPRALGVLGALASLGLNLWLFVSVAGGGSFYEKAPLLKEAGVYYALGLDGVSALLFLTTALVVFLGSLARVEGRFLGLALLMSTGLLGLFAARDLVLFYVFFEATLIPSLFMLLLYGGKERLRALYTFALFTLVGSLPMLAAVLAARYLGGAESFLLEDLLKRPVPEAYGAWVFLGFLVAFAVKTPLVPLHAWLPLFHRENHPSGLADALGTLYKVGIYAFFRYAIPLAPSGFAEWQGVLLFLSALGAVYGAWVAFSARDWKTLLAYGGVSHMGLAGLGLFSGSPEGVTGALFLLAASAVYTGALFLFGGFLFERVQTLELGRYRGLAATAPGLAALGLFLVMAMVGLPGLSGFPGEFFALLGAYKASPWLTAFGFLAVIGAAAYALTAFQKVFWEEAGLEARDLSGREWLFAGVSVLALLWMGLFPGYFMQGLTPLAEALAKLLGGGA; via the coding sequence GTGGTAAGCCTGGCGGTCTTCCTTCCGGCCCTCTTCGGCCTTCTCCTGCTTCTGGGCGCCCCCCGCGCCCTTGGGGTGCTGGGGGCCTTGGCGAGCCTGGGGCTAAACCTCTGGCTCTTCGTGAGCGTGGCAGGGGGAGGAAGCTTCTACGAGAAGGCCCCCCTCCTCAAGGAGGCCGGGGTCTACTACGCCCTGGGCCTGGACGGGGTCTCGGCCCTCCTCTTCCTCACCACCGCCTTGGTGGTCTTCCTGGGGAGCCTGGCCCGGGTGGAGGGGCGGTTCTTGGGCCTCGCCCTCCTGATGAGCACGGGGCTTCTCGGCCTCTTCGCCGCGCGGGACCTGGTCCTCTTCTACGTCTTCTTTGAGGCCACCCTGATCCCCTCCCTCTTCATGCTCCTCCTCTACGGGGGAAAGGAGCGGCTCCGGGCGCTTTACACCTTCGCCCTCTTCACCCTGGTGGGCTCCTTGCCCATGCTGGCCGCAGTCTTGGCGGCGCGGTACCTGGGCGGGGCGGAGAGCTTCCTCCTGGAGGACCTCCTCAAGCGGCCCGTCCCCGAGGCCTACGGGGCCTGGGTCTTCCTGGGCTTCCTGGTGGCCTTCGCGGTGAAGACCCCCCTGGTGCCCCTGCACGCCTGGCTACCCCTCTTCCACCGGGAGAACCACCCCTCGGGGCTGGCGGATGCCCTGGGGACCCTGTACAAGGTGGGGATCTACGCCTTCTTCCGCTACGCCATCCCCCTGGCCCCCTCGGGCTTCGCCGAGTGGCAGGGGGTCCTCCTCTTCCTCTCCGCCTTAGGGGCGGTCTACGGGGCCTGGGTGGCCTTCTCCGCCCGGGACTGGAAGACCCTTCTGGCCTACGGGGGGGTGTCCCACATGGGCCTGGCCGGGCTCGGCCTCTTCTCGGGGAGCCCGGAAGGGGTGACCGGGGCCCTCTTCCTCCTGGCGGCGAGCGCTGTCTACACCGGGGCCCTCTTCCTCTTCGGGGGCTTCCTCTTTGAGCGGGTCCAGACCCTCGAGCTGGGCCGGTACCGGGGCCTGGCGGCCACCGCCCCCGGCCTCGCCGCCTTGGGCCTCTTCCTGGTGATGGCCATGGTCGGCCTGCCGGGGCTTTCCGGCTTCCCGGGGGAGTTCTTCGCCCTCCTCGGGGCCTACAAGGCCAGCCCCTGGCTCACCGCCTTCGGCTTCCTGGCGGTGATCGGCGCGGCGGCGTATGCCCTGACCGCCTTCCAGAAGGTCTTCTGGGAGGAGGCGGGCCTCGAGGCCCGTGACCTTTCCGGAAGGGAGTGGCTCTTCGCCGGGGTAAGCGTCCTTGCCCTCCTCTGGATGGGCCTCTTCCCCGGGTACTTCATGCAGGGCCTCACCCCCTTGGCCGAGGCCCTGGCTAAGCTCTTGGGAGGTGGCGCATGA